In a genomic window of Poecilia reticulata strain Guanapo linkage group LG22, Guppy_female_1.0+MT, whole genome shotgun sequence:
- the LOC103458133 gene encoding complement C1q-like protein 2 gives MESRLTDEQSRTAEFETQLSAVTFRLNVTKELLDDLKNQSLAGAAELASLSERLTAAQGNTEDELKVAFSAGLTDSGIVGPFDEETTLIFSKTITNVGRGYNSSAGVFTAPVTGLYFFSFTAADYLKGYMGLYLYRNEQPVSFSLDLNDHGGYTSMTSAVALQLDRGDQVRLALPASYRLYDDSRNFSVFSGFLLFPV, from the exons ATGGAGTCCAGACTGACAGATGAACAGAGCAGAACTGCAG agtttgaaacCCAACTGTCAGCTGTGACTTTCAGACTGAATGTGACTAAGGAGCTTCTGGATGATCTGAAGAATCAAAGTCTAG CTGGAGCAGCTGAACTGGCTTCACTTTCAGAGAGACTGACTGCGGCTCAGGGGAACACAGAAG ATGAGCTGAAGGTGGCTTTCTCAGCCGGTCTGACTGATTCAGGAATAGTCGGTCCATTTGATGAAGAAACTACTCTGATCTTCTCCAAAACCATCACCAACGTTGGCCGAGGCTACAACAGCTCTGCAG GTGTTTTCACCGCTCCAGTCACAGGACTTTATTTCTTCAGCTTCACGGCTGCAGATTACTTGAAGGGTTACATGGGCCTGTACCTGTACCGGAACGAGCAGCCAGTCAGCTTCAGCCTGGATCTGAATGACCACGGAGGGTACACCTCCATGACCAGTGCAGTGGCTCTGCAGCTGGACCGGGGTGATCAGGTTCGCCTCGCTCTGCCAGCCAGCTATCGGCTCTATGACGACTCCAGAAACTTCAGCGTGTTCTCAGGTTTCCTGCTGTTCCCGGTCTGA
- the mapkbp1 gene encoding mitogen-activated protein kinase-binding protein 1 isoform X2, producing MSAEGSGTIRTRIKNLLRSPSIKLRRSGTARHKNDLSSKVTLEKVLGITSPGNRALACDPRTGLLAYPAGCVIILLNPRKNKQQHILNSSRKAITTLAFSPDGKYVVTGESGHMPAVRVWEVSEHAQVAELQEHKYGVSCVAFSPNGKYIVSVGYQHDMMVNVWNWKKNVVVAANKVSSKVTAVSFSYDSSYFVTAGNRHVKFWYLDHTKTSKLNATVPLLGRSGLLGELRNNFFSDVACGRGRQSSSTFCITSSGLLCEFNDRRLLDKWVDLRSSQATCLSVTEEFIFCGCSDGTVRVFSPVNLHFLCSLPRPHCLGADIASVVEASQLFSSREDSRYPDTVAVTFDPTNRWLSCVYNDHSLYVWDVQELRRAGKLYSALYHSSCVWGLEVYTEEGGAGEAQLPPGSFLTCSSDNTIRLWNTDRHSVLHRNILSNDLQKVLYVDNNMSSLLDMDSITIAGANSEKAGSSVSEGHQMDQNRMGIRTLRVSPSGKHLASGDRMGVLRIHDLESMEEILNVQAHDSEILCLEFSKPDTGLQLLATASRDRLIHVLDAAREYSLVQTLDEHSSSITAVRFAANEGKVWMISCGADKSVYFRTAQQMGEGLEFTRTHHVVRKTTLYDMDVEPTRKYAAVGCQDRKIRIFNIGSAKQKKVYKGSQGEDGTVIKVQIDPSGLYIATSCSDKNVSIFDFFSGECVATMFGHSEIVTGLKFSSDCRHLITVSGDSCIFVWRLNPELTIRMRQRLTDLRPSSTVPNSLSASEQKAIKPSGATPSPCVVNLSSDSDTEEEEGGITTDSPEEAAEVSDEMHSKEIRNETSEAPLPRRRWSSRTASADGALMVKSMLDLRLLDSYCLESQEEQEEERAWTYADDSTRRQDVEPMIHRNSDELQSTVSLLVPSVREDDEVKISQRPDFFLLSLQSLDREDPVLFPDKWEDRISLVGSDFQVKEACPSAPHGRQDKPSPDSGCSLRFSSALSSPERPAADNTERTEPLSVDGNSSELEMEEDEEEGRQESREDGMPQAVPQTPDQEAFLKEHFVTLAELSASGDPNRTCHSSCESLSISSRFLSQNFCGSRTDFPPPMWSSHGGVGEVKARPLVSEVRPLVDGIQSRTQDSQESSDQQETSKTHQDQSQLPYAHSQSLPQGDGAGTTSLTNPPTKTPSQEKVQSSVEPRGKQGLVVTSVASHLTSGLKKAQSVHSLLICTGDSLDSQLSSGPSRDAPPQRPTTLPSSPRKPPPTTQWNLKVNSSSPRSPQQDSATATPRKSSSPSLTLSAPRSYMSPTASSMAKVSRSVSIGDNLHISEPEDVAVSSGSVASQLKETASYPPLVAVVHSNASLATPQHAAIVPVVASSSSSLPLSAGSYGNRAGPSSRILQARVPGSSRPLPDKISLDSFSPSSKPAGSASSEPSPLVSVCPVGLPRQEDTLTRAGTSGDAIDDPDQPVSLETCKALTNELQRCFKRATHLYRKVSGSSADDSSPSQCQMSLLLSEAFQAMRAELDSLPLGSPSMLGLEGALGGVGEVKTAALLEEYSLLLLQAVNRKINTPT from the exons GTGACGTTGGAGAAGGTTCTTGGGATCACATCTCCAGGAAACCGAGCGCTGGCCTGTGACCCACGTACTGGACTGCTGGCGTATCCTGCTGG GTGTGTCATCATCCTGCTGAATCCTCGCaagaacaaacagcagcacatcTTGAACAGTTCTAG aaagGCGATCACTACATTGGCATTTTCTCCCGATGGGAAATATGTCGTAACGGGAGAG AGCGGTCACATGCCAGCGGTTCGGGTGTGGGAGGTGTCAGAGCACGCTCAGGTCGCAGAGCTGCAGGAACATAAATATGGAGTGTCCTGCGTGGCATTTTCTCCCAACGGGAAATACATTGTCAGTGTGGGCTACCAGCACGACATGATGGTCAATGTGTGGAACTGGAAG AAaaacgtggtggtggcagcCAATAAGGTCTCCAGCAAAGTGACGGCCGTCTCTTTCTCATACGACAGCTCCTACTTTGTTACTGCCGGTAACCGACACGTTAAGTTCTGGTACCTGGACCACACCAAGACCTCCAAG TTGAACGCCACTGTTCCCCTGCTGGGCCGTTCAGGGTTGCTCGGAGAACTACGGAATAACTTCTTCAGCGACGTGGCATGTGGCCGCGGGCGACAGTCCTCCTCCACCTTCTGCATCACTTCCTCAGGTCTGCTGTGTGAGTTTAATGACCGAAGGCTGCTTGACAAGTGGGTGGACCTGCGG TCGTCTCAGGCCACCTGTCTGTCCGTCACCGAGGAGTTTATCTTCTGCGGTTGTTCTGATGGGACGGTGCGAGTCTTCAGTCCTGTGAACCTGCacttcctctgctctctgcCGCGCCCCCACTGCCTGGGCGCCGACATCGCCTCTGTAGTGGAAGCCAG tcAGCTCTTCTCCTCCAGAGAAGACTCTCGTTACCCAGACACCGTAGCTGTGACCTTCGACCCCACCAATCGCTGGCTGTCCTGCGTCTACAACGACCACAGTCTTTATGTGTGGGACGTCCAGGAGCTCCGCAGGGCAGGGAAGCTCTACTCGGCCCTCTACCACTCATCCTGCGTGTGGGGCCTCGAG GTTTAcacagaggaaggaggagcAGGTGAGGCGCAGCTCCCCCCCGGCTCCTTCTTAACCTGCTCCTCTGACAACACCATCCGACTGTGGAACACCGACAGACACAGTGTCCTCCACAGGAACATCCTGAGCAAC GACCTGCAGAAGGTCCTTTATGTGGACAACAATATGAGCAGCCTCCTGGACATGGACAGCATCACAATAGCCGGTGCCAACTCAGAGAAGGCGGGGTCATCTGTGTCAGAGGGACATCAGATGGACCAGAACCGAATGGGCATTAGGACTCTGAGAGTGAGCCCAAGTGGAAAACACCTGGCCTCTGGAGATCGCATGGGAGTTCTCAG GATCCATGATCTGGAAAGCATGGAGGAAATCTTGAATGTTCAAGCTCACGACTCAGAGATTCTCTGCCTGGAGTTCTCTAAACCAGACACTG GGCTCCAGCTGTTAGCCACTGCCAGTCGGGACCGTCTGATCCACGTCCTGGATGCAGCCAGAGAGTACAGCCTGGTTCAGACTCTGGATGAACACTCGTCCTCCATCACTGCCGTCAGATTTGCTG CCAACGAGGGGAAGGTCTGGATGATCAGCTGTGGAGCAGATAAGAGCGTCTACTTTCGCACAGCTCAGCAG ATGGGAGAGGGTTTGGAGTTCACCCGGACGCATCACGTTGTTAGGAAGACCACTCTGTACGATATGGACGTGGAACCAACCAGGAAGTACGCAGCAGTGGGCTGCCAGGACCGCAAAATCAG AATCTTTAACATCGGAAGCGCCAAACAAAAGAAGGTGTATAAAGGTTCTCAGGGCGAGGATGGGACTGTTATTAAG gtaCAGATCGACCCATCAGGACTCTACATCGCCACTTCCTGTTCAGACAAGAATGTCTCCATCTTTGACTTCTTTTCTGGAGAATGTGTGGCCACCATGTTTGGTCACTCAG aGATCGTAACGGGGCTGAAGTTCAGCAGTGACTGCAGACACCTGATCACTGTATCAGGAGACAG CTGTATCTTTGTGTGGCGTCTGAACCCGGAGTTGACCATCAGGATGAGGCAGCGGCTCACTGACCTTCGACCTTCCAGCACTGTTCCTAACTCCCTCAGTGCATCTGAGCAGAAGGCTATAAAGCCCAG CGGGGCCACGCCCAGTCCTTGTGTGGTCAACCTGTCCTCTGATAGCgacacagaggaggaagagggagggaTCACTACAGACAGTCCGGAGGAGGCTGCAG aaGTATCTGATGAGATGCACAGCAAAGAGATCAGGAAT GAAACGTCAGAGGCTCCGCTCCCTCGCCGCCGCTGGTCAAGTAGGACAGCGAGCGCCGACGGTGCCCTGATGGTGAAATCCATGTTAGACCTGAGGCTGCTGGACTCATACTGCCTGGAAAgtcaggaggagcaggaggaa GAGAGGGCCTGGACCTACGCGGACGACTCGACCAGGAGGCAGGATGTGGAGCCGATGATTCATCGGAACAGTGATGAGCTGCAGAGTACAGTTAGTCTTCTAGTTCCCTCTGTGAGG GAAGATGATGAAGTGAAGATCAGTCAAAGGCCAGACTTCTTCCTGCTGTCCCTTCAAAGCCTCGACAGAGAGGATCCAGTTCTATTTCCTGACAAATGGGAGGACAGAATAAGCCTGGTGGGAAG TGACTTCCAGGTGAAGGAGGCGTGTCCCTCTGCTCCACATGGCCGGCAGGACAAACCCAGTCCGGACAGCGGCTGCTCCCTCAGATTCAGCTCTGCCTTGTCCAGTCCGGAGAGACCAGCTGCAGACA ATACTGAGCGTACAGAACCTCTCAGTGTGGATGGGAACTCCTCAGAGCTGGAGatggaggaggacgaggaggagggaAGACAAGAAAGCCGAGAGGACGGGATGCCTCAGGCAGTCCCTCAGACTCCAGACCAGGAGGCTTTCCTGAAGGAGCACTTTGTCACACTGGCTGAGCTGTCTGCTTCAG GTGATCCAAACAGGACGTGTCACAGCTCCTGTGAGAGTCTCAGCATCTCCTCAAGGTTCCTCTCCCAGAACTTCTGTGGAAG TCGGACTGACTTTCCTCCCCCAATGTGGAGCTCCCATGGAGGGGTGGGAGAGGTGAAGGCCAGGCCCCTGGTCTCTGAAGTCCGGCCCCTGGTAGATGGGATCCAGAGCCGGACACAGGACAGCCAGGAGTCATCGGACCAGCAGGAGACTTCAAAGACTCACCAGGACCAATCACAGCTTCCTTATGCACACAGTCAGAGTCTGCCCCAGGGGGACGGAGCAGGGACCACCAGCCTAACCAATCCCCCCACCAAGACTCCGTCACAGGAGAAGGTCCAAAGCTCAGTCGAACCCAGAGGGAAGCAAGGCCTGGTGGTAACCTCTGTTGCCTCCCACCTGACTTCAGGGCTCAAGAAGGCCCAGTCAGTCCACAGCCTGCTGATCTGCACAG GAGACTCTCTGGACTCCCAGCTGAGCTCTGGTCCGTCCAGAGATGCCCCTCCTCAGCGTCCCACCACCCTCCCCTCATCCCCTAGGAAGCCCCCGCCCACAACACAGTGGAATCTAAAGGTCAACTCCAGCTCTCCCCGGTCCCCCCAACAGGACAGCGCCACGGCAACGCCAAGGAAGTCTTCCTCGCCCTCTCTGACATTATCGGCGCCTCGCTCCTACATGAGCCCCACCGCCAGCTCCATGGCTAAGGTGTCCCGCTCTGTCTCCATTGGCGACAACCTCCACATCTCTGAGCCTGAGGATGTTGCCGTGTCGTCCGGCTCAGTAGCGTCTCAGCTCAAAGAGACAGCATCCTACCCGCCTCTCGTTGCCGTGGTGCACTCCAACGCCTCTCTGGCCACGCCCCAACATGCTGCCATTGTGCCTGTTGTcgcctcttcctcttcctcattgCCTCTGTCAGCGGGTAGCTATGGTAACCGAGCAGGCCCTTCTTCCCGGATCCTCCAGGCTCGCGTCCCAGGCAGCAGCCGTCCTCTTCCGGACAAAATCTCCCTCGACTCCTTCTCCCCTTCCTCCAAGCCTGCTGGCTCCGCCTCCTCAGAGCCGTCTCCCCTAGTGTCCGTCTGTCCTGTGGGTCTGCCCCGACAGGAGGACACTCTGACTCGTGCAGGTACCAGTGGAGACGCCATAGACGATCCAG ATCAGCCGGTCAGCCTGGAGACATGCAAAGCTCTGACCaatgagctgcagagatgctTTAAGAGAGCAACACATCTCTACAGGAAG GTAAGCGGCTCCTCGGCAGATGACTCCTCCCCCAGCCAGTGTCAGATGTCTCTCCTCCTATCAGAGGCCTTCCAGGCCATGAGGGCGGAGCTGGACTCTCTCCCTCTGGGCTCACCCAGCATGCTGGGACTGGAGGGGGCCTtggggggggtgggggaggTGAAGACGGCGGCTCTGCTTGAGGAGTACTCACTGCTCCTCCTACAGGCCGTCAACAGGAAGATCAACACCCCCACCTGA
- the mapkbp1 gene encoding mitogen-activated protein kinase-binding protein 1 isoform X1 translates to MSAEGSGTIRTRIKNLLRSPSIKLRRSGTARHKNDLSSKVTLEKVLGITSPGNRALACDPRTGLLAYPAGCVIILLNPRKNKQQHILNSSRKAITTLAFSPDGKYVVTGESGHMPAVRVWEVSEHAQVAELQEHKYGVSCVAFSPNGKYIVSVGYQHDMMVNVWNWKKNVVVAANKVSSKVTAVSFSYDSSYFVTAGNRHVKFWYLDHTKTSKLNATVPLLGRSGLLGELRNNFFSDVACGRGRQSSSTFCITSSGLLCEFNDRRLLDKWVDLRRIDSACSSQATCLSVTEEFIFCGCSDGTVRVFSPVNLHFLCSLPRPHCLGADIASVVEASQLFSSREDSRYPDTVAVTFDPTNRWLSCVYNDHSLYVWDVQELRRAGKLYSALYHSSCVWGLEVYTEEGGAGEAQLPPGSFLTCSSDNTIRLWNTDRHSVLHRNILSNDLQKVLYVDNNMSSLLDMDSITIAGANSEKAGSSVSEGHQMDQNRMGIRTLRVSPSGKHLASGDRMGVLRIHDLESMEEILNVQAHDSEILCLEFSKPDTGLQLLATASRDRLIHVLDAAREYSLVQTLDEHSSSITAVRFAANEGKVWMISCGADKSVYFRTAQQMGEGLEFTRTHHVVRKTTLYDMDVEPTRKYAAVGCQDRKIRIFNIGSAKQKKVYKGSQGEDGTVIKVQIDPSGLYIATSCSDKNVSIFDFFSGECVATMFGHSEIVTGLKFSSDCRHLITVSGDSCIFVWRLNPELTIRMRQRLTDLRPSSTVPNSLSASEQKAIKPSGATPSPCVVNLSSDSDTEEEEGGITTDSPEEAAEVSDEMHSKEIRNETSEAPLPRRRWSSRTASADGALMVKSMLDLRLLDSYCLESQEEQEEERAWTYADDSTRRQDVEPMIHRNSDELQSTVSLLVPSVREDDEVKISQRPDFFLLSLQSLDREDPVLFPDKWEDRISLVGSDFQVKEACPSAPHGRQDKPSPDSGCSLRFSSALSSPERPAADNTERTEPLSVDGNSSELEMEEDEEEGRQESREDGMPQAVPQTPDQEAFLKEHFVTLAELSASGDPNRTCHSSCESLSISSRFLSQNFCGSRTDFPPPMWSSHGGVGEVKARPLVSEVRPLVDGIQSRTQDSQESSDQQETSKTHQDQSQLPYAHSQSLPQGDGAGTTSLTNPPTKTPSQEKVQSSVEPRGKQGLVVTSVASHLTSGLKKAQSVHSLLICTGDSLDSQLSSGPSRDAPPQRPTTLPSSPRKPPPTTQWNLKVNSSSPRSPQQDSATATPRKSSSPSLTLSAPRSYMSPTASSMAKVSRSVSIGDNLHISEPEDVAVSSGSVASQLKETASYPPLVAVVHSNASLATPQHAAIVPVVASSSSSLPLSAGSYGNRAGPSSRILQARVPGSSRPLPDKISLDSFSPSSKPAGSASSEPSPLVSVCPVGLPRQEDTLTRAGTSGDAIDDPDQPVSLETCKALTNELQRCFKRATHLYRKVSGSSADDSSPSQCQMSLLLSEAFQAMRAELDSLPLGSPSMLGLEGALGGVGEVKTAALLEEYSLLLLQAVNRKINTPT, encoded by the exons GTGACGTTGGAGAAGGTTCTTGGGATCACATCTCCAGGAAACCGAGCGCTGGCCTGTGACCCACGTACTGGACTGCTGGCGTATCCTGCTGG GTGTGTCATCATCCTGCTGAATCCTCGCaagaacaaacagcagcacatcTTGAACAGTTCTAG aaagGCGATCACTACATTGGCATTTTCTCCCGATGGGAAATATGTCGTAACGGGAGAG AGCGGTCACATGCCAGCGGTTCGGGTGTGGGAGGTGTCAGAGCACGCTCAGGTCGCAGAGCTGCAGGAACATAAATATGGAGTGTCCTGCGTGGCATTTTCTCCCAACGGGAAATACATTGTCAGTGTGGGCTACCAGCACGACATGATGGTCAATGTGTGGAACTGGAAG AAaaacgtggtggtggcagcCAATAAGGTCTCCAGCAAAGTGACGGCCGTCTCTTTCTCATACGACAGCTCCTACTTTGTTACTGCCGGTAACCGACACGTTAAGTTCTGGTACCTGGACCACACCAAGACCTCCAAG TTGAACGCCACTGTTCCCCTGCTGGGCCGTTCAGGGTTGCTCGGAGAACTACGGAATAACTTCTTCAGCGACGTGGCATGTGGCCGCGGGCGACAGTCCTCCTCCACCTTCTGCATCACTTCCTCAGGTCTGCTGTGTGAGTTTAATGACCGAAGGCTGCTTGACAAGTGGGTGGACCTGCGG AGAATCGACTCTGCTTGT TCGTCTCAGGCCACCTGTCTGTCCGTCACCGAGGAGTTTATCTTCTGCGGTTGTTCTGATGGGACGGTGCGAGTCTTCAGTCCTGTGAACCTGCacttcctctgctctctgcCGCGCCCCCACTGCCTGGGCGCCGACATCGCCTCTGTAGTGGAAGCCAG tcAGCTCTTCTCCTCCAGAGAAGACTCTCGTTACCCAGACACCGTAGCTGTGACCTTCGACCCCACCAATCGCTGGCTGTCCTGCGTCTACAACGACCACAGTCTTTATGTGTGGGACGTCCAGGAGCTCCGCAGGGCAGGGAAGCTCTACTCGGCCCTCTACCACTCATCCTGCGTGTGGGGCCTCGAG GTTTAcacagaggaaggaggagcAGGTGAGGCGCAGCTCCCCCCCGGCTCCTTCTTAACCTGCTCCTCTGACAACACCATCCGACTGTGGAACACCGACAGACACAGTGTCCTCCACAGGAACATCCTGAGCAAC GACCTGCAGAAGGTCCTTTATGTGGACAACAATATGAGCAGCCTCCTGGACATGGACAGCATCACAATAGCCGGTGCCAACTCAGAGAAGGCGGGGTCATCTGTGTCAGAGGGACATCAGATGGACCAGAACCGAATGGGCATTAGGACTCTGAGAGTGAGCCCAAGTGGAAAACACCTGGCCTCTGGAGATCGCATGGGAGTTCTCAG GATCCATGATCTGGAAAGCATGGAGGAAATCTTGAATGTTCAAGCTCACGACTCAGAGATTCTCTGCCTGGAGTTCTCTAAACCAGACACTG GGCTCCAGCTGTTAGCCACTGCCAGTCGGGACCGTCTGATCCACGTCCTGGATGCAGCCAGAGAGTACAGCCTGGTTCAGACTCTGGATGAACACTCGTCCTCCATCACTGCCGTCAGATTTGCTG CCAACGAGGGGAAGGTCTGGATGATCAGCTGTGGAGCAGATAAGAGCGTCTACTTTCGCACAGCTCAGCAG ATGGGAGAGGGTTTGGAGTTCACCCGGACGCATCACGTTGTTAGGAAGACCACTCTGTACGATATGGACGTGGAACCAACCAGGAAGTACGCAGCAGTGGGCTGCCAGGACCGCAAAATCAG AATCTTTAACATCGGAAGCGCCAAACAAAAGAAGGTGTATAAAGGTTCTCAGGGCGAGGATGGGACTGTTATTAAG gtaCAGATCGACCCATCAGGACTCTACATCGCCACTTCCTGTTCAGACAAGAATGTCTCCATCTTTGACTTCTTTTCTGGAGAATGTGTGGCCACCATGTTTGGTCACTCAG aGATCGTAACGGGGCTGAAGTTCAGCAGTGACTGCAGACACCTGATCACTGTATCAGGAGACAG CTGTATCTTTGTGTGGCGTCTGAACCCGGAGTTGACCATCAGGATGAGGCAGCGGCTCACTGACCTTCGACCTTCCAGCACTGTTCCTAACTCCCTCAGTGCATCTGAGCAGAAGGCTATAAAGCCCAG CGGGGCCACGCCCAGTCCTTGTGTGGTCAACCTGTCCTCTGATAGCgacacagaggaggaagagggagggaTCACTACAGACAGTCCGGAGGAGGCTGCAG aaGTATCTGATGAGATGCACAGCAAAGAGATCAGGAAT GAAACGTCAGAGGCTCCGCTCCCTCGCCGCCGCTGGTCAAGTAGGACAGCGAGCGCCGACGGTGCCCTGATGGTGAAATCCATGTTAGACCTGAGGCTGCTGGACTCATACTGCCTGGAAAgtcaggaggagcaggaggaa GAGAGGGCCTGGACCTACGCGGACGACTCGACCAGGAGGCAGGATGTGGAGCCGATGATTCATCGGAACAGTGATGAGCTGCAGAGTACAGTTAGTCTTCTAGTTCCCTCTGTGAGG GAAGATGATGAAGTGAAGATCAGTCAAAGGCCAGACTTCTTCCTGCTGTCCCTTCAAAGCCTCGACAGAGAGGATCCAGTTCTATTTCCTGACAAATGGGAGGACAGAATAAGCCTGGTGGGAAG TGACTTCCAGGTGAAGGAGGCGTGTCCCTCTGCTCCACATGGCCGGCAGGACAAACCCAGTCCGGACAGCGGCTGCTCCCTCAGATTCAGCTCTGCCTTGTCCAGTCCGGAGAGACCAGCTGCAGACA ATACTGAGCGTACAGAACCTCTCAGTGTGGATGGGAACTCCTCAGAGCTGGAGatggaggaggacgaggaggagggaAGACAAGAAAGCCGAGAGGACGGGATGCCTCAGGCAGTCCCTCAGACTCCAGACCAGGAGGCTTTCCTGAAGGAGCACTTTGTCACACTGGCTGAGCTGTCTGCTTCAG GTGATCCAAACAGGACGTGTCACAGCTCCTGTGAGAGTCTCAGCATCTCCTCAAGGTTCCTCTCCCAGAACTTCTGTGGAAG TCGGACTGACTTTCCTCCCCCAATGTGGAGCTCCCATGGAGGGGTGGGAGAGGTGAAGGCCAGGCCCCTGGTCTCTGAAGTCCGGCCCCTGGTAGATGGGATCCAGAGCCGGACACAGGACAGCCAGGAGTCATCGGACCAGCAGGAGACTTCAAAGACTCACCAGGACCAATCACAGCTTCCTTATGCACACAGTCAGAGTCTGCCCCAGGGGGACGGAGCAGGGACCACCAGCCTAACCAATCCCCCCACCAAGACTCCGTCACAGGAGAAGGTCCAAAGCTCAGTCGAACCCAGAGGGAAGCAAGGCCTGGTGGTAACCTCTGTTGCCTCCCACCTGACTTCAGGGCTCAAGAAGGCCCAGTCAGTCCACAGCCTGCTGATCTGCACAG GAGACTCTCTGGACTCCCAGCTGAGCTCTGGTCCGTCCAGAGATGCCCCTCCTCAGCGTCCCACCACCCTCCCCTCATCCCCTAGGAAGCCCCCGCCCACAACACAGTGGAATCTAAAGGTCAACTCCAGCTCTCCCCGGTCCCCCCAACAGGACAGCGCCACGGCAACGCCAAGGAAGTCTTCCTCGCCCTCTCTGACATTATCGGCGCCTCGCTCCTACATGAGCCCCACCGCCAGCTCCATGGCTAAGGTGTCCCGCTCTGTCTCCATTGGCGACAACCTCCACATCTCTGAGCCTGAGGATGTTGCCGTGTCGTCCGGCTCAGTAGCGTCTCAGCTCAAAGAGACAGCATCCTACCCGCCTCTCGTTGCCGTGGTGCACTCCAACGCCTCTCTGGCCACGCCCCAACATGCTGCCATTGTGCCTGTTGTcgcctcttcctcttcctcattgCCTCTGTCAGCGGGTAGCTATGGTAACCGAGCAGGCCCTTCTTCCCGGATCCTCCAGGCTCGCGTCCCAGGCAGCAGCCGTCCTCTTCCGGACAAAATCTCCCTCGACTCCTTCTCCCCTTCCTCCAAGCCTGCTGGCTCCGCCTCCTCAGAGCCGTCTCCCCTAGTGTCCGTCTGTCCTGTGGGTCTGCCCCGACAGGAGGACACTCTGACTCGTGCAGGTACCAGTGGAGACGCCATAGACGATCCAG ATCAGCCGGTCAGCCTGGAGACATGCAAAGCTCTGACCaatgagctgcagagatgctTTAAGAGAGCAACACATCTCTACAGGAAG GTAAGCGGCTCCTCGGCAGATGACTCCTCCCCCAGCCAGTGTCAGATGTCTCTCCTCCTATCAGAGGCCTTCCAGGCCATGAGGGCGGAGCTGGACTCTCTCCCTCTGGGCTCACCCAGCATGCTGGGACTGGAGGGGGCCTtggggggggtgggggaggTGAAGACGGCGGCTCTGCTTGAGGAGTACTCACTGCTCCTCCTACAGGCCGTCAACAGGAAGATCAACACCCCCACCTGA